In Apis mellifera strain DH4 linkage group LG3, Amel_HAv3.1, whole genome shotgun sequence, one DNA window encodes the following:
- the LOC113218659 gene encoding uncharacterized protein LOC113218659 has protein sequence MLCVSSKEEEEAVLQPRRRKGEARSQSGEGGQATTSSTNLDGARVQVGSTEDNSCQLVTEESTSTRRWPAAFLRDNDKLNDTEARRDRMSSRSLCFLLGGQVEGKDRRGHCLTRSNVKARHSHLHQGVFYASVKRAY, from the exons ATGCTCTGCGTATCctcgaaggaagaggaagaagcagTTCTGCAACCGAGgagaagaaagggagaggcGAGATCGCAATCGGGAGAAGGCGGACAGGCCACGACATCGTCGACGAATCTCGACGGAGCTCGAGTTCAAGTTGGCTCGACCG aGGACAACAGTTGCCAATTAGTCACAGAAGAGTCGACGAGTACACGACGATGGCCGGCCGCTTTCTTGCGAGATAACGACAAGTTGAACGACACAGAAGCGCGGCGAGACCGGATGTCGTCTCGCTCGCTTTGTTTCCTCTTGGGCGGGCAGGTCGAGGGAAAAGACAGGCGAGGACATTGTCTGACACGTAGCAATGTCAAGGCCCGCCACTCACATCTACATCAGGGTGTTTTCTACGCGAGTGTGAAACGAGCGTACTAA